AAAATCAATGAATTTTCATCAAAATTTGGATTTGAGAATCTTAAAACTTTTAAGTTTAATAAAGATGGTTTTATCTCTTTAATGCTTTCTTTAAAAGGAAAAATTAGTGTTAGTGTAGGGGAGAGTGAAGCTATAGTTCAAGCAGCTAATTTCTTAATAGAAAAAGGTTTTGAGATAGATTTAATTCCTCTTACAAAAGAGGGCTTTGTAGATTTATCTAAACTATCTAAATGTGACTATATATTTTGTTCTTCATATGTAATGGATACATATATAAAAACAAATTTAGATGTAGTAAAAGAAAAAACACAAGCTACAATTATCTCTAATATTAGTGCAACATTATCTAATCATGGTTCAGATATTGTATTGCTAGATGCGTATAAACTTACTGGATACTCATTGGACTCAATAATCTTATACAATGATGAATTTGAGCAGAGTGTAATCTCTGAAATTTCAACAATTTCAATTTATCAAATAGAAAAAAATATTAAAAAAATTAATTATGAAAAAAATATTAAAGATAGATTTTTGGAAACTCTTAATGGGGAGTTTAATACTAACATTTTTTATTTTGTAAATCCAAAAGATACTTTAGAGTATACACTTCACTTTGGATTGAAGGGTATAAAAGCAAGGGAAATAATCAGAACTTTAGCTTTGGAAAACATACTTGTTACAAATGGTGAAGGGTGTTCACTTGGTTTTTCTAAACCGTCAAGAATTATACAGGAAATGACTTATACAGAAAGTGAATCTCGATGGGTTTTAAGTT
This genomic interval from Arcobacter arenosus contains the following:
- a CDS encoding cysteine desulfurase, encoding MIKLNSLQFSNVLPLEYDIDQTINPLKNNEIIENKINEFSSKFGFENLKTFKFNKDGFISLMLSLKGKISVSVGESEAIVQAANFLIEKGFEIDLIPLTKEGFVDLSKLSKCDYIFCSSYVMDTYIKTNLDVVKEKTQATIISNISATLSNHGSDIVLLDAYKLTGYSLDSIILYNDEFEQSVISEISTISIYQIEKNIKKINYEKNIKDRFLETLNGEFNTNIFYFVNPKDTLEYTLHFGLKGIKAREIIRTLALENILVTNGEGCSLGFSKPSRIIQEMTYTESESRWVLSLDFSEYLDDETILNVVKKISKKYRQILLLNS